The window aataattgaaactggtttataattatttaaaatacttttgtgtttttatagttatgTTTACACGTAAAAAACTTGGAAAGGGCTAAAAAATACTTTGAAACAGTGCCATCTTACAGAAAAAATACGGGATATTCCGAACACAAAATTATACTTTAGAATTGGGAACAAATGTAAAAGAatattagtaattaattattttaaacccAGCAAAATGCTCTGTAATTTGAatctattattaaaaaaaaaatcttcgttCTCTAAATCAGCCTTTTCATTAACACCTTCGAACCATTGTATTATTTAcaatctttgaaaaaagtcgtAAATTTGgaagtaattttttctcaaattataTCATCTTCAGTCTCAGACGAAGTACTGCtgctttttatttgttatataatttaagtggaaaattaaatatgttaaTGGGCGAAAATTGTGGCTTTAAACTTAAAggggaattaatttttaaatatttatgaaatAGAGTTTTGAGTTAAAGTTGAcatgaattttaaatgaagaataaaatttaaatacataacataaaaatataataacgtAAAACATAATTACAGTtataatcctaacaaaaataaattttaacaattagaattaatttttttttataattattgtcaatcgcTTGGAAAAAAGCTCTTTCAATGAAACGACCGTTCGGAAAACCATTTTggttgtttgaaaaaatattgtacttCTGAAGAATTAAGTTAGtcataaaataattgaaactggtttataattattatttgtaaatgtaaataatggtAAACATTTCAGATAATGTAAGCCGTTGGGAGCGCACCGTAAACGACGAGGAAGAACGTTTGGAAACGTGCAAGAAACAGGAGCAGAAGCAACGCGAAGAAATCGACAAAGACTTGCAACAAGTCGAGCAGTTGAAAGCACAGCGACTCCACAAGAAGCAGGAAGTCGATGGTATGGAAGAAGAGCTGGGAAAAGCACGCAGAGAAGTGGGAAGCATTGCGAAAGACGTGCAAGCCGCCCAGAAGTCCGTAGTCTCTCTCGAAACAAAAATCGAAGGCAAAAAAAGCGAACGCCACGCAATTTTAATGCAGTGCAAAATGGACGATGTGGCTATTCCTATGATTGTGGGCAACATGGAAGATATAGTGGCCTCAGACCCGTCCCAAAGCTCGTCAGGGGACACAAGTAGCACAGTTCAACAATACGAGAAAGAAGCGAGGATTAAAATCGACTACAACATGTTGTCAGACAGTCTCAAAGACCTGGAGGAAAAAGACGAGATTAAGAAAATGGCAGATAAACTCCTCAGCTCGATTAAGAGTCTCCAAGACactttgaccaaaattcaagcgCCTAACATGCGAGCGATTCAGAAGCTCGAGCTCGCGCAAGGGAAACTCCAATCGACGAACGAGGAGTTTGAGAACTTGCGTAAGCAGAATAAGAAAGCGAAAGCAGCGTTTGAGAAAATGAAACAGCAACGGTATGAACGTTTCACGCGGTGTTTTGATCACGTGTCGAACGAAATCGATAACATTTACAAAGCTTTGGCACAGAATCAGTCAGCTCAGGCGTTTCTGGGCGCTGAAAACCCAGAAGAGCCCTATTTGGATGGGATTAATTACAATTGTGTGGCTCCAGGGAAGAGGTTTCAGCCAATGTCGAACCTGTCAGGTGGTGAGAAAACAGTGGCAGCTTTGGCGTTGCTTTTTGCGATACATAGTTATCAACCGGCACCGTTTTTTGTGCTTGATGAGGTCGATGCTGCCTTGGATAATACCAATATAGGAAAAGTGGCCAAGTATATAAGGGGCAAGACTGAGTCTTTGCAGACTATAGTTATTTCGTTGAAGGAGGAATTTTATTCGCATGCTGATTCTTTGATTGGGATTTGTCCTCAGCCGGCTGAATGTTTAGTCAGTCAGGTTCTAACAGTTGATTTAACGAAATATCCATAagtattgtttaatttatgtttttacgtTTCGAgctttcaataaaactttgtgtactattttggGGAGCTTATCAAGTCTAGGAAATGTTTGCTTCTACATTTCTAGTATTAGCACTGAAGTCTTGAACCGATAAAATAGCAGAAAAGTACATAAAGTTTtgacaatcaaaatttttcggatttttcgaatttttcggAGCTAAAACAAATACAATTCGTGGCAATAAAGATCGCTACATTTTAatcttgtttgtttaaataaaaaacatacttTTCAAGTTTCCATTAACTGCGAAAGCTTGATAACGTAGACCACGGCCACCTAAATTCCAATTCGAACAAATGAGACTTGGCAGCAAATCCAATTCGAGCGAATTGtgaatttgtaattattgATAATAGcgcaaaattgtgttatttttcattgtttttagCCTATAAGTATGATAAATAAAGCCCTAAGAACATACCCTACAACTTTTGAGGAAAactattgcaaaaaatgttgagGTTAGAAAAGCTCGAAGCTGAACCTGTGCCCCACTTTTCATATGGAATTGCTAATTATATCGTTTATAACATAATAGAGCTCAAATCAGAGGGCTATCTGTGTCTACGGAATAGTCTAGAATTTGCCACATTCCGATCCCAATTTCCCtgcacgatttttttttctatttatttgtttaatttaaaattgtaatttaatatAACATCGATTTGACGATTTgtacaaaaagaaaatttgtttgaataaaaatattacacaataacaatattgttttttttcccCCCACAGATTTTGCGCGATCTTGAGTCTtagcaattattaaaaaattacagcttACTGTACCAATAGTACACAAGATGGTGctgcaacaattattttaaatttttggaacaaaaatatttaagatttaggacaaaaattgatatttaaaatggaTTTCATATTAGGATCACAGGAACGCAAAGAGGTTTTGAGAAGTTTTGACCTCTTTGCGTTCCTGTGATCTTGATACGAAatccattttcaaaatttcgcaaaatattttacttttttttttcaatttgtgaaaatttttataaaaatttacgaaaatcTGTAAATCACAAAACCCGAAATATCTCCGTTCCTGTAGGAGATAGAGGGGTTGTTCTGCCCTTTTGAAAACCCTACCGCCCCGTAGTATTTTTCCTGGGCTATCGAATAGGCTAGGTCCCGTTCCCGTATCTCCATCAGGAACCGAGATAGCactgcacatttttaaatcgaGAATCGAAGCACATGACGTTATAGTGCTTCAAAAGTTACGTGTGCATGCAAAGTTTCAAGTCGCTACGATAACGGAAAGTGCCCCAAATTTaggttcaaaaaatttaaaaaagtcagttGTCCATCCTTGTTAAATTTATAGGTTATagtaataaattgaaaaaatacaggctcctgtaattatttaaaaatttacaggtttctataattatttaaaaatttacaggtttctgtaatttaatgttttacaATATCATGCTTAGATGGCGacaattaaaattctttgttGTCATtctgaaattataaatattttgaactcAAATTTGAGGCACTTCCCGTTATCGTAGCGACTTGAAATTTTGTGTGCATACGTAACTTTTGAAGCACTATTACGTCATGTGCTTCGATTCTCGATATAAAAATGTGCAGTGCTATCTCGGTTCCTGATGGAGATACGGGAACGGGACCTATCCCATTCGATAGCCCGGGAAAAATACTACGGGGCGGTAGGGTTTTCAAAAGGGCAGAACCACCCCTCTATCTCCTACAGGAACGGAGATATTTCGCATTTTGTGAATTGCAgattttcgtaaatttttatgaaaaattttagaaatgaaaaaaaaaggaaaatattttgcaaaattcttgaGAATTTTCATTGCGTTCCTGTGATCCTGATAcgaaatgcatttttaaaattttgcaatatttttataaaattgaacTTGAACTTAAactaccaattttttttaattcttgagGATTAGAAGGTCAGGTGAAATAAAAGTCCGTaagataagagtaattgttttataaaataaatacaacaaaTACAGATAAGAAATTATAACATTAACAACACCAGACTTTGAAATGATTACATTAAAATTCACCAACCAAAAACGAGGAAATTTGAAAAGTCTGaacgaaacgaaaaaatccgACTTAAAAGAATCTAAGCGTCTCTTCTTATTTGATACTATTTTCGTATATAAAACATGGATTcctaaaattgttaaaatttcgaTTGCCGACTAAACTATTAGACATTTTGACAAGagctaattaaaaatacttaacttgagtaaattaattgagaaaaatactaattaaacTAGTGATGTATGATGAAACGGATTATGTTCGACTATATACAATTATGTTGAGCTATGACAAGAATCTTGAGCATGAACCACATCGTCTCTCACTAAAAAAACAATCTCCTTTCGTAATAAACCACGTGATACAATTACCAATCACTTGGCCTATTACTCGTTGTAAACAAACTAATGtggtaattttacttaaaatgcCATTAACTTAAAACTTACAATCAGTCTCTCTGGTGCAAATCATGTCATGTAAATTTAggaattttacaattaaacaaacaacGAGTGTGGAAATATTGCAAACTCATCATCCTAAAACAGTATTTGTACTTTGGACACAACACAAAAGAAACTTCCGGACTCAACAGCAccagatttttgaaaaaaactccTCAGCTGAAATAACAAGTCGTTAAAATTCGCATACTGTTGATGTCGCCTAAATTAAACGTAATATCACAGAATTACAccattaagtgtttctgaaaACGTTTAGTAGTTGAAATTATTGGGTTTGTCAAAGACATGAAATTTGATAGCAACATCAGTAGTATGCTTTTTAAAAGTCGTAGGTCTACAAACACGCGCACtcatacaattttttgcagtCTGTAATTACCTAGAAATGATGGTACTGGAGTTAGAATCGACATCAAAGTCCAACACTAGTAGTTTTGTTTCTTCTGTGCCGTTACGACTTCCAACCGCGCACACTAGTTTCGTGTCGTTGGCGCGAATCCGCCACACAACGCCTCCTGAGCCACCACTGTCCAAAGCCACCAGGTTTCTGATGAACTCGCCGGTGCGAACGTCCCATAATTTTACAGTTCCATCATCCGAGGAAGTTATCACAAAACGATTGTTGAATTGGAGGCAAGTTACGGCTGACTGATGTTTGTATGGTCCTGGAAAATGGAAAGTAACATCAAATCTACATTTGTTTATTACTCAATTTGCTTAATTCACTGCTAtttaattacatattttaacacaacagtataaaatgaaattaaaagaacagcttaataaaatataataaaatggtttagtagacaaccaacaatacaatgataaaaattgttctacAAGTATCAGGGCATGctgcgagtttttttttttttttttttaataataaacatagGAATATAATTACACTACACTATAACTGcatttgcttattttaatgATAATTAAGAGTATTTTGTAACAGTGATGTTACAAAAGAGGTGCAAGAATCTTACCTGAAAGGGTTTGTAGGCACTGACCGGTCACTATGTCCCAAACTTTAACGGTGGAATCGGCATTTCCGGAcactaaaatattatttcgtAATTCCATACCGGATGTTAGGGACTGGTGACCCATAAGCGTATGTTTGCAAGCTCCCGTCTCAACTTCCCACACTCGAATGCTCGTATCCAAAGAACCGCTGACCACATGAACGCCATCAAACtagaaaattaacaaaaaacaattaaattaaagtaaaacaactAATTATAATGAATGAAATGTTTCATTATGGCCCTCATTCAAAACTGTCATCATCTGATTCTGGAGTTCAACATATCTTAATATGGAACTCGACATAAACCTCAAACCTTTTACTACGTAATCATTGGACccgtaaacaaaaatctacaataaTATTACATACAATGttgttgtaattttaatagttatttacattataAGTACGGttgatgttttttaatttttttaaattttcggaTACAGATTTATCACCACAATCTAAAACAAAATACTTTCTTCTCAACACTTGATTAAGTTTAAATACACTCATTaatcatttgtaaaaaaaataaattttgaaaacgattttttttgtttctgtttgcaatttttacgaaaactattagtcggagagcaatgtccttttttttaaaagatagataattaacagagttttccaacgataataaacttcataaggttatctataaataaataaataaatgttccgggtaccgaaaattgacaaaaattgcgacgaaaattgaaaaaatcaaacataaaaaatcgaatatttggacttttaacaactttagtgggttgttaagacatgtagaagtccataagaatttgctggagttagtttaaaaaaaaattttttttcacctctttgaaggtaagtgtattttactcaggaaattgagcaaaaaaattgaaaattttaaatctcgtgaaaagttggtataatacagaaaatgagccgctgaattcaatggaacaaaccgcattgctctacgactttttgattttgagttatgaatttttttaatgaataaaatttttcacaatgacaaatggctaccctaaatttaggcaaaaaattttaaatttttaattcttgtgaaaaatcgatataatatgtaaaatgagccgtagaattcaatcgaacaaaccgcaatgctctacgacttttagttttttttttatgaatttttttagtgaaaaactttgatcgcctctgtagccggaaccgttgcccgtaCCGGCtcggggtttggtcgaaaaaatagataaaattaagcgctatcagatggttttttgttcgttgctctaagttttacagtttccgagaaaaacgcaaaaaaaggtttccattttcactttttttcaatttttaaccgccaattacggcgaaactattagagttatcgaaaaacggaaaaatcgaggacaaccggaataaaaaactctacaaaatggcataagactcaaggcgatatctcgcaaaaaaattttcaattttcaaacgccgattacggccaaactaaaagagctaggagaaaacgcttttttagatcgaaaagagcacatcaaaatctataagatagaataggtttcatttaattttgagacactttaaaaattgaccggttttaagggggggggtgttaacttttttttatttttttttattttctcatttacggctaaaatattctaaaaagtgaaactgttttgatccatacctatgcaaaatgatccggggaatcgattggcatcaagaaaattgccaaattcccaacagttttttagttatgaattttttaaaattttaccaaattttgcatttagcagcaatttgctcgaaaactattagtcggagaacaataatcttttttgaaaaaaatagataatttaaagagctttccaacgataatacacttcatggggttatctctaatagttccggagctattgctcgacaaatgttccgggtacccaaaatcaacaaaaattgcgacgaaaattgaaaaaatcaaacatcaaaaaatcgaacatttggactttttgtggacttttaacaacttttgtgggttgttaagacatgtagaagtccataaaaatttgctggagttagttaaaaaaaaatatttttttcacctcttgaggtactcaggaaatttgagcaaaaaaattgaaaattttaaattgcgtgaaaaattagtataatagagaaaaaaagccgctgaatccaatggaataaaccgcactgctctacgacttttagttttcgagttatgaattttcttaataaataaaatttttcattatgacaaatggctaccctaaatttaggcaaaaagttttaaatttttaattcttgtaaaaaatcgatataatatgtaaaatgagccgtagaattcaatcgaacaaaccgcaatgctctacgacttttagtttttttttaatgaattttttagtgaaaaactttgatcgcctctgtagccagaaccgttgcccggagcggctccgggtttggtcgaaaaaatagataaaattaagcgctatcagatggttttttgttcgttgctctaagtcttacagtttccgagaaaaacgcaaaaaaaggtttccattttcactttttttcaattttcaatcgccaattacggcgaaactattaaagatatcgagaaacgaaaaaatggaggataaccggaataaaaatgtcatgggactcaaggcgatatctcaatttttcaattttcaatcgccgattacggccaaactaaaagagccagaagaaaacggtttgttccatcgtaaagagcacatcaaaatctataagatagaataggtttcatttgattaaaatgtttttttgtgttaacaaaatgttttttttattttctcatttacggctaaactattctaaaaagtggaactgttttgatccatacctatgcgaaatgatccggggaatcgattggcatcgagaaaattgccaaattcccaatagttttttagttatgaattttttaaaattttaccaatttttgcatttatttgcaattttctcgaaaactattagccgGAGGACAATGttcttttctaaaaaagatagataatttaaagagctaaTTAAAGGTtctctctaatagttccggagctattgctcgataaatgttccaggtacccgaaatcgaccaaaatcacgacaaaaattaaaaaaattaaaaattaaaattaaaaatcgaaccaattaactttttttcaactttaaacaaCTCGAATGGGTTGTTAAGAAatataaaagtccacaaaactttgctagtgtaagtttatatttttttttgtaatttcactAAACTAAAAGTTACCAAGTTATTAACGCACCTGTAATGAATAGACACGATTTGTATGACCTTGTAACGTGTGCAAACACTCCTCTCGTTCTGGATTCCAAACTTTAACCATATAATCATAAGCTCCAGAAACCACCAATCGGCCATCATATTGAACACATCGTACAGCGGCTAAATGTCCCACAAGAACATGAAGACATGCCCCAGTTTTAATATCCCACACCCTTAAAGTTGCATCACGAGAACCACTCACAACCCTTAAACAAcgacacaaattaaaaacaattttaaaaaaatactattctCTTACTTGTTTCCGTGTAAATGCATACACCGTACAGTTGAAGTGTGTCCGTTGAGCGTATGAATACAATCGCCCGTTTCGGCGTCCCACACCTTCAGTGTTCTATCAGTACTGCCACTGATTATTGTCGCACCGGACATCTGAGACGACCAAACGCCTCCAGTGTGCCCCACCAAAGTGCGCAAACACTACAACAACACTCGTACAAAATTTGCCACTTAAGAAGATGCAAATACGGTTTAGTTAATGAAAAaagtgttaataatttttttctgcatcgatctcaacaagttatttttaatataatttacttaaaaaaataattctaaaacatcaattaaaataactaatgGATGCGAGTGCTGAATAACAAAATttctcacaaaaaaaaatattttttttttacctttcctGTGATCGCTGACCAAACTTTGAGCGTATTATCATCCGATCCGCTCACAATGCGATTCCCACAGAACTGCAAGCACGTGATCACATGATCATCGTGTCCTTTTAGCATCTTAGGCGGCCTGATCGGTTTGCTCCTCCAGTTCATTTCAATGGCATGTTGTCTCATGTAGGCAGCTTTCCATGGCGACATTTGCGTTCCAGGAGACCTAGGTGAGCACCTCCGTTTAGGTATTTCATCAATGCCTGCTTGCCGACACTTTTCCTTCCACAGTAGATTATCTTCAGCCAGGAAACGCCAACTGCGACAAGTTTGTGCTGCACGTAAAAGGTCTTTCGGTTcgagaaatgataaaacgttCAAAGCCAACTCGCGTGGTAATAATGAGATGAAATCTCGTTGGAATTGTGGTTCAATCACTTGCATCATATGACGGACTTGAGTTGGTTCGCAGCGGGCGATTAGTTCGCTGATTGCGAGAATTCGTTCCGCGTTTGACCATTTTTGGAATTGGGTCAGCCAATCGGACATTTCCGGTGGCGGATTGTCTTTGGTCGGGATTACGAGACGAGATTTTTTGTCGCTAGGGGTGGCACCTGCAcggaacaaaaaaactaacagtAAATaaggtgattcttttagggcctacattagaaactttttaacttctaatacagctagagctttaaaattttgtatacgatccaaatcgaccattctgagttcaactaaattattttcaaaatggctgggCTTCcagaactacaaaaaattggcaccaagtttgaaattttaaataataaccactaatttttattgcatttttaaattcgtctcttgaaactgagtaaaatgtaccatagttgttagtacttatctgttatagtttttgacatatgtcaattttttttgttaaaattttcatttgcaagagttgatctaagaTATCACGGCCCTTGAaccctttgcgataagtgaataatttttttgcattcgatagcCGAAGGTTTGAAaagttttctagaatttttaaaattatcaattgttaaaattcatggctagtatgatttttgctataagtcagttttttttcaaatggaacaacCCTATTTCTaaacggcaatcgaaagaatatcgatatttatagtgacttttatcaatacgtcctatacctctctcttacagtttttgaaaaaaaaatcacaaaaaaaacagattttacttcgtaattttcatagttaatcaaaTAGACCTtgtaaaatggtcaacaattgtcaaacttcaatattttatttagtttttagcttctttattatttaataagcagtaaaaaaataatatttaattatagtttattataacttagtgaattatgtaaagtaactcagtcagtctgccatcaaattttaaacttcttgcatgaaaatggtgaacaaacagcacatttattttaattaataacacaattatatggtatttttcaaaaatttacttgattaaaaatgaaaaaaatgatccaaaattttgttttttgcgattatttcaaaaaatgtaacagATAGATATaaaagattttaataaaagactgcataaaaatttgtgttcttttgattgccattgaaaaaacagggtcattccatttaaaaaaacagttttataatcattttttaatcatcattttcaaaaaatcatagtagccttgcaatttgacagttgacaatcctaAAAACTTGAGAAGACCCTCTAAACCTTtggctatcaaat of the Tribolium castaneum strain GA2 chromosome 1, icTriCast1.1, whole genome shotgun sequence genome contains:
- the ago gene encoding archipelago gives rise to the protein MAESCPSGRSNFNPLSSINRDSELPKQDCTSPSPTETVCLESLCTTDNAPGTSQNHLAPLSEKLDEIFRISQSGEETEKTSFLNKLGLEECDEEDSFEKEENWEDCTEGDLSEENQELEEDEDSSEVFSGSPPGPHQTTPRSSYAKRSGSYATDRYWRKRKLDVQNGFPCKKLLPEKKSDVTSMSSEPSARAPTAPETNGATPSDKKSRLVIPTKDNPPPEMSDWLTQFQKWSNAERILAISELIARCEPTQVRHMMQVIEPQFQRDFISLLPRELALNVLSFLEPKDLLRAAQTCRSWRFLAEDNLLWKEKCRQAGIDEIPKRRCSPRSPGTQMSPWKAAYMRQHAIEMNWRSKPIRPPKMLKGHDDHVITCLQFCGNRIVSGSDDNTLKVWSAITGKCLRTLVGHTGGVWSSQMSGATIISGSTDRTLKVWDAETGDCIHTLNGHTSTVRCMHLHGNKVVSGSRDATLRVWDIKTGACLHVLVGHLAAVRCVQYDGRLVVSGAYDYMVKVWNPEREECLHTLQGHTNRVYSLQFDGVHVVSGSLDTSIRVWEVETGACKHTLMGHQSLTSGMELRNNILVSGNADSTVKVWDIVTGQCLQTLSGPYKHQSAVTCLQFNNRFVITSSDDGTVKLWDVRTGEFIRNLVALDSGGSGGVVWRIRANDTKLVCAVGSRNGTEETKLLVLDFDVDSNSSTIISS